The following proteins are co-located in the Colletotrichum lupini chromosome 4, complete sequence genome:
- a CDS encoding 2-methylcitrate synthase: MTLRPLEPVLPVPNVEEEDKKLGSRPLSFQCTPPPALKTTPPAPLNMGLVVSLPFNVKAPDRHTYYLARTWLAAASPTSGQAVCLGLLRYLLIYFSSYSKFITSCLSLLTYLQYSSNHFGPIQPIDSVAIRLLLPLPVTLFRPLPLSITSPSLILPLNFSRSAAMAMNITKGTRALGALRPLAARSALNARQYSTSEPDLKTTLKSVIPAKRELLKKVKAHSSKVIGEVKVENTLGGMRGLKAMVWEGSVLDANEGIRFHGRTIKDCQKELPKGKTGTEMLPEAMFWLLLTGQVPSTSQVRQFSRELAEQAQLPAFVNKLLDDFPTDLHPMTQFAIAVSALNYTSKFAKAYEQGINKADYWEPTFDDSISLLAKLPTIAAKIYQNSYRGGGALPAEVDLEQDWSYNFAAMLGKGGKANENFQDLLRLYLALHGDHEGGNVSAHATHLVGSALSDPFLSYSAGLQGLAGPLHGLAAQEVLRWILQMKDNIPSSYSDKDVTDYLWSTLNSGRVVPGYGHAVLRKPDPRFEALMDYAAARPEIAQDPVFQLVEKNSRIAPEVLKKHGKTKNPYPNVDSSSGVLFHHYGFHETLYYTATFGVSRGLGPLAQLIWDRALGLPIERPKSINLEGLLKQAESSIHLPKLLTFLTDIASRATFRNFDARQAMSTFLISDCGSPRSKIWSRQWLPGSQVHNTSGFFDTKTYMLATLSDVTSHWRLRYCSQNMVWLCA, from the exons ATGACGCTCCGGCCGCTGGAACCCGTACTGCCCGTGCCAAacgtggaggaggaggacaaaAAGCTGGGGTCCCGTCCCCTGTCGTTCCAGTGCACTCCCCCACCGGCCTTGAAGACCACTCCGCCAGC TCCGCTTAACATGGGATTGGTAGTTTCCCTACCGTTCAATGTTAAGGCACCGGACCGGCATACCTACTACCTTGCCCGTACATGGCTGGCGGCG GCTTCCCCAACCTCGGGTCAAGCTGTTTGTCTCGGCCTGCTGCGGTACCTGCTTATCTA TTTCTCCTCCTACAGTAAATTCATCACCAGCTGCTTGTctctacttacctacctccAGTACTCCTCAAATCATTTTGGCCCGATCCAGCCGATTGATTCAGTAGCCATTCGACTACTGTTGCCTCTCCCGGTCACCTTATTTCGTCCTCTACCCCTCTCTATCACTTCTCCGTCGCTGATCCTCCCTTTGAATTTCTCTCGGTCGGCAGCCATGGCTATGAACATCACAAAAGGTACCAGAGCTCTTGGAGCTCTGAGG CCTCTGGCAGCTCGTTCTGCCCTCAATGCGCGCCAGTATTCAACTTCCGAACCGGACCTCAAGACCACACTGAAGAGCGTCATTCCCGCCAAGCGGGAACTTCTGAAGAAGGTCAAGGCACACTCGTCCAAGGTCATTGGGGAGGTCAAGGTCGAGAATACTCTTGGTGGCATGCGAGGCCTCAAGGCCATGGTTTGGGAGGGATCTGTCTTGGATGCGAATGAGGGCATTCGGTTTCACGGCAGAACCATCAAGGATTGTCAAAAAGAGCTCCCCAAGGGAAAGACTGGAACAGAAATGTTGCCCGAGGCCATGTTCTGGCTTCTTCTTACAGGCCAGGTCCCGTCCACAAGCCAGGTTCGCCAATTCTCCCGCGAATTGGCTGAGCAAGCTCAGTTGCCCGCCTTTGTCAACAAGCTTCTCGACGATTTCCCCACAGACCTGCATCCAATGACCCAATTTGCCATTGCCGTCTCTGCTCTCAACTACACCTCCAAGTTTGCAAAGGCCTACGAGCAGGGTATCAACAAGGCTGACTACTGGGAGCCTACTTTCGACGACTCCATCTCGCTGCTGGCCAAGCTGCCCACGATCGCTGCCAAGATCTACCAGAACTCCTACCGTGGCGGCGGCGCTCTGCCCGCAGAAGTAGACCTAGAGCAGGATTGGTCTTACAACTTTGCTGCCATGCTTGGGAAGGGTGGCAAGGCGAATGAGAACTTCCAAGATCTCCTCAGACTGTATCTCGCGCTCCACGGGGACCATGAGGGCGGTAACGTTTCCGCCCACGCCACTCACCTAGTTGGCAGCGCCCTTAGCGATCCTTTCCTAAGCTACAGCGCTGGTCTTCAAGGTCTCGCGGGTCCTCTTCATGG ACTTGCCGCGCAAGAGGTTCTTCGGTGGATTCTACAGATGAAGGACAACATTCCCTCGTCTTACTCTGACAAAGACGTCACAGATTACCTGTGGTCCACCCTCAACTCCGGCAGAGTTGTCCCTGGCTACGGCCACGCTGTCCTGCGGAAACCCGACCCTCGGTTCGAGGCTCTGATGGATTATGCCGCCGCTCGACCTGAGATCGCACAAGACCCCGTCTTCCAACTGGTGGAAAAGAACAGTCGAATTGCCCCCGAAGTGCTCAAGAAGCACGGCAAGACCAAGAACCCTTACCCCAACGTCGACTCAAGCTCTGGAGTCCTCTTCCATCACTATGGCTTCCACGAGACTCTGTACTACACCGCCACCTTTGGTGTCTCCCGTGGCTTGGGACCCCTTGCTCAATTGATCTGGGACCGAGCATTGGGACTGCCCATTGAGCGGCCCAAGAGCATTAACCTGGAAGGTCTTCTTAAGCAAGCTGAGAGCTC GATACATCTTCCGAAGCTCTTGACATTTTTGACTGATATCGCAAGCCGAGCAACATTCC GGAACTTTGATGCTAGGC AGGCCATGAGCACTTTCCTTATCTCGGACTGCGGTAGCCCCAGAAGCAAAATTTGGTCAAGACAATGGCTGCCGGGATCCCAAGTTCACAATACGAGCGGCTTCTT TGACACTAAGACTTATATGCTCGCCACATTGAGCGATGTCACCTCG CACTGGCGCCTCCGCTACTGTTCTCAGAACATGGTATGGCTTTGCGCGTAG